TCCACTTCGGTGTCTATTATCGCCACCAATGATGACCCGATAGTCACCGGGCTACCTCTTACCCTTACCGTTATAGAGGATTTTGCCTCAACCATTGATCTTCGCGGCATTGCGTTTAGCGATGTCGATAGCGGCAAGGGGGACGTGACGGTTACCCTCAAGGCCTCTACGGGAAGTATAGGTTTGGCGGCCAGCGGGGCGGTGAATCTATCGGGCAATGGCAGCGACACAGTGACCCTGGCCGGCACTTTAGCGGCTGTGAATGGTTATCTTAATACACCCGCCAATATGCTCTATACCGGTGCTGCGAATGCCGCCGGTTTAGCTGCTGCGAACCTTACGCTATCTATTAATGACGGTGGTAATAGCGGTGCTGGGGGTGGCACGGACATTGTGGTGGGTAAGGTCGGGATGGATATAACGCCGGTCAACGATGCGCCGGTGTTTACCACGGCGGCCACCCTTGCGGTGCCCGAGAACAGTCTTTCGGTTACCACGCTTGCAGCCACCGATGTCGATAATCTCAAGCTCTTTTATTCTATCCAAGGGGGCGCGGACAGTGCGCTGTTCTCGCTGGATGTCAACTCCGGTGCCCTGAGTTTTAATACTGCCCCGGATTTTGAGGTGCCCACGGATCACGACAAGGACGGCACCTACGAGGTGATTGTTGAGACCAGCGATGGTAACGGAGGAGCAACGCCTCTGACGCTAGCCATTAGCGTCACTGATGTGAACGAGTCAATACCACCTGCTCCGCCGCCTGCTCCAGCCCCTATTCAGGTCACCCCGCCCACGCCACAGCCCAATACTCCTTCAGGGCAGCCCTCGTTTAGCGAGACAATCACCAACACTGGCAGTAGTAGCGGTAGCTCCAAACTGGTAGAGAACAGCGGTAACGGCAACGAGGTCACCGTTACGCTGCCCGGAAGTGTGAGCCTGATCAACCAAGGCGCGCGCAGCGCCGTCAACAATCAGCAGGCGCAAATAGATCTGATTGATAGTATCGGTGTTCAACAGCCCGGCAACCTGGGTGATCAGACCAGTATTGTCAGGCAGTGGTTTGCCACTAGCCCTGATGGCATGCTGCTTGACATCCGCACGCTGATACTTAGTGACCGCGGCAGCGCCTCGGCCAATACCCCTATTCAGATCAACGGAAATGCCGGAAACGGCAGTGCAAGTAGTAACCATCTTGAGGCCTTCGTTATTGATGCTAGCGCACTGCCCAGTGGCAACCTTATTCAGCTCAATAATATCGATTTCGCCAGCATTGTTGGTGCAACATCAATCAGTGGCGGCGCCGGTAATAATGTGGTGATTGCGGATAATGCCGATCAATTTATCGTTCTAGGAGCCGGTGACGACGAGCTTCACGGTGGCGGCGGTAATGATGTGATCGGTTCCAAAGGGGGAGACGACCTTCTCTTCGGCGATGCGGGTAACGATCGCCTGTTTGGCGGGGAGGGCAATGATCAACTGAACGGTGGCTCGGGAGTGGATGTGGCCCGTTTCGATACCGTGAAAAACAGTGTCCAGCGTGATCAGGCTAGCGATGGAAGCCTGACGATAAGCTCTGCGGCTACCGGCGTGGATACGCTGACAGGCATTGAACTGCTGCGCTTCGCTGATCAGGTGATCTTGGCTAAAGCTCCCGAGCTAGTCAATACTGCAGTGACCAGTTTCGATGAAGCCTTTTATGTCAGCCGCTATACCGATGTGGCGGAGGCGATCACCCAAGGGGTGTTCGCCAATGCGCGCGCTCATTTCCAGCAATATGGCCGCAGTGAGGGGCGTCAAGCGGGATCTGAAGGCAACGGACGGGACAATCTTGTCTTCGATGAGGCGTTCTATCTATCCCAGCATACGGATGTGGCGGCCGCTGTTAACCAAGGTGGCTTCGCCAGTGGTTATGCACACTATGTGCAGTACGGAGAGCGCGAGGGGCGCGACCCTAACGTGCTTTTTGATGAAGCGGGTTATCGGGCCGCTAACGTAGATGTGGCGAGCGCTATTCAGCAGGGTAACTTTGCGAGTGGCTATGAGCACTATCGGCTGTTCGGCGAGGCCGAGAACCGAAACCCCTCCGCCTGGATGGATATTACCGCCTATAAAGAGGCCAACTCAGATATTGTTGCTACAGGCATCGGAGCCCTGAACCACTATATGCAATACGGCATAGGTGAGGGGCGTATAATCACGGCTGCCGATGAGGGGCTGTGGGGATAAACGGTGACCTCCCTCGCCCTTGTGGCGGGGGAGTCGTTGCGGCATCACTTCGTTCTGCATGCACTTTGCCGTAATCGTGTTAGCTGTGCTTGGCAAAGCCTTTCGTTTGTTCATGGCGGGGTAGACGACCGGTCTATCTCGCGCTCTCCTTGGCTTTAGGGTAGAGTTGCTGCCCATTATTCACCTACACGCGTGCTGTTATGGCTTGCGAGCTTGGTGTCGCCGCAGTTTTTAATTAGTCTTGAGTGGTAACTACATGCTGGTGCAGCGTTTTTCCCGTTATCTCAGTATTGGTGTCATTAATACGCTACTGCATTGGGTCGTATTTCTACTGTTGAACCTTGGCCTGGGTATTTCTCAATCCTGGAGTAATTTGTTGGCTTTCGCTGTGGCCGTCACGTTCTCTTTTTTTGCCAATGCGCGCTTTACCTTCCAAGCCAAAGCGACGCCACTAAGGTACTTATTGTTTACTTGCGCTATGGGCTTGCTTAGCTTTTTAATCGGCGTTACTGCTGATGTATTAGCATTGGCACCAGTAATAACTTTAGTAGTTTTTTCTGGTTTAAGTCTAGTGCTGGGTTTTGTTTATTCACAGTTTTTTGTCTTTAAGGAGCGTACATGAAACTGTCGTTAGTAGTGCCAGTTTTCAACGAAGAGGCGATGCTGGCGCTCTTCTATCGCACTGTTCGTGAAAGTGAGGCGCTAGCTCCGTACGATGTTGAAATTGTACTTGTGAATGATGGTAGCACCGATACCACAATTGAGATTGCTCAGCAGCTTGTGGCAACCGATGAAATGATAGTGCTGGTCGATTTTTCCCGTAACTTTGGTAAGGAGCCCGCACTCTTTGCAGGGCTCTCTTATGCGACCGGTGATGCCGTTATTCCTATCGATGTCGACTTGCAGGATCCCATTGACGTCATCCCCAAACTGGTAGAAAGGTGGCAGCAGGGGGCCGACGTGGTGTTGGCTAAGCGTGTTGACCGCCGCCAGGATGGCTTTTTAAAACGCTTAAGCGCAGAGGGGTTTTACCGTTTCCACAACAGTATCAGCACCCCCAAAATTGAAGAAAATGTAGGTGATTTTCGGTTGATGTCTCGACCAGTGGTTGACTCGATTTTGCAGATGCCTGAGCGCAATCTGTTTATGAAGGGGGTGCTTTCCTGGGTAGGTTATAAAACCGATGTTGTTAGCTACGAACGTGCTGCACGCGCCGCTGGTAGTACTAAGTTTAATGGCTGGAAACTGTGGAACCTGGCGGTTGAAGGTATTACATCCTTTAGCACTGTGCCTTTAAGAATTTGGACTTATCTGGGATTAGGCGTTGCGTTGTTTTCTTTTATATACGCGGCGTGGTTGGTGATGGGAAAAATTATCTGGGGTAACCCTGTACCCGGCTATCCTTCGTTAATGACAGCCATTCTGTTTCTTGGCGGTGTTCAACTGGTGGGTATAGGCGTACTGGGTGAATATATAGGCCGTATTTATATAGAAGTGAAGCAACGTCCGCGTTATGTGGTGAAGCGTGTTCTGGGCAAGTCTATAAGCGACTATAACGACACCATAGATTCATAGCTGATCTTTAATAGGCTAGTAAAGCTGCGCTAGGGCGTTGCAGGTAAAGGTAAAGAATCTATGCAGAGTGAAAAAAGTGTTTCCTCCCAAGGGCCGTGGTCTGAGCCTTTGGGGTGTAGCCGTTGGCAGCGCGTGTTTGGCGGGGCGCTACTCGGTGGTTTTGTGGTGTTCATGCTTGCGCAGCATGCGCTGGTGTTTCCTTATCACGATGACTGGGGGTACGCCACGCTAACGTATACCACCGAGGTGGGGGCTGGTATTGGGCGCCATTTTACCCAATTCGATTTAATCCGCTTTTTGTACAGTGAATACTGGAACTGGTCAGGCCGATTTTTCCCCTTCTATCTGCAAATTAATCTATTTTCCTGGGGAATTGAGTCTGTAAGGGTTGTACAAGTTTTTGTACTTGCCGTGATGGTGGTGAGTGCAACCGCGGCTGCTCGAAAAGGGGAGCCATGGCATCCGGTATTACTGGTGCCTGTTGTTTACCTATTGGCGTTGCCAGAATTTGTCACTACTAGTGGCTTGTATTGGTTTTCTGCTTCAATCGCTTATGTTTGGGGTTTGGCGCTGTTTGGTTTGGCAACCTGGCGTGTTGCTCGCAATGGACGGCTGGACTGGTTAGCTACGCTGCTTTATGCGTTGGCCGCTTTATTTCATGAGCAAATGGCTGTTGCTATGCCAGCCTTTGTTTTGACCTATGGCGTGCTGCAGTTTTTAGCCCAACGGAGCTGGGAGGGCGCAGGTCTGTGGTTGTGTCGGCTGTGCATCACTATTGGTGCAGGGGCGTTGGTTATTTTTGCTCCAGGTAATTTTGTGCGTCGTGCAGTCTCTCATTACCCCCATGAAGGGGTCGTTGATACACTCTTAGCTAATGTTCAAGTGATGAACCAGCTAATATTGCATCCTGAGGGGCGCTTGGCGCTATTAGCCTGGCTAGCTGCAGGTATAGTTTATGGAGCCTTGCTGTTCACTCGCCATGCTAAAACTACCTTTGTGGCTGCAGGCTTGAGTGTTGGAACGCTATTGCTGGCATTACCCGCTTGGCAGGGGTTAACGTTATTTTTCCCAGCTTTGTTGTTACTATTCGGCGTTGTATTAATGCTGGGAGTTTGGTGGCATCGTGTTCCTGTTGCTATTGCTGCTGCGTTCTTTGCAGCGGTTGCCTCTTTGGTGCTGCTGCTGTTGGCACCAGTGGTTGCTTCCCGTGCACTACTGACTTTTTACTGCTTAATGTTAATACCGCTTACTTATGCGGGTGCCTTGGTATTTCGTTTTAGTCCTCTATTAATGGTGGTGGTATTGATGGCATTTGCTGTGCCCGCAGCCAATAAAGCTGGGGCGGTTTATGAGGGGTATGCCCAAAATGCCCCGACCCATCAACTCAATGGGGCTAAGTTGTTGGCAGCAGGTATGGAGGCTGAAGTGGGGAGGGTACCTGACCAACTGGTTTTGTATCGGCTACCGAATGATCGCTTTGCTGAAACAATGCCTTACCAGCGTGAGCTGGTCGAAACGTGGATGCGGCGTTACTACCAAGTACCAGAAGGGGTGAACATTGAATGGCAAGCGCCCCTGGACTTGAGACAATAGCCTAATAGCTATCAGCCAAACTGCATGGTAAGCGCAATGCACATGTGCTTTGGACGAATTAAACACTTGGACGTGGTGGTTTAACATGAAAATTTTAGTCACTGGTGGGGCCGGTTTTATCGGCTCAGCGGTTATACGTTATTTGATCCAATCCACTGAGCACCATGTGGTCAATGTGGATGCCCTTACCTATGCTGGTAATTTGGAGTCTCTTACCGAGGTAGAGGGTAGTGACCGCTATGCGTTTGAGCAGGCGGATATTGGCGATGTTTCCCGCATGGTCGCTATTTTTGATCACTACCAACCGGATGCTGTGATGCACCTGGCGGCGGAGTCCCACGTGGATCGCTCGATAGACGGCCCCGCGGCGTTTATCCAGACCAATATTGTAGGCACTTATTCGCTTTTAGAAGTTGCACGGCACTACTGGAAGGGCT
This Vreelandella neptunia DNA region includes the following protein-coding sequences:
- a CDS encoding beta strand repeat-containing protein — translated: MQINPVGPINYDEAVSGDVNDFAARTDSLGQPTLAAWVLDESGANVWQGHIESGGANDSSDTIILEVPQHSKVQGITLTVSNIVINSGTQFYLSDLFGNLIESRPLESFTKAFNLQPGLYSLMMGNGTVVLDYKLSLDVVATPPGLLPTLSVTPENPLFIEDEQAVTLFSGVDANTNDTGQSFTGFTFSVSGVKEGAQEVISLSGVDISLGANSNGLVSGGSYAVSTTGGGATVTVSGVSLSQADMNSLLASMAYRHSGQNPTAGARDITLLELRDNGEPGYNSTSLNITSKVVAQAVNDAPEVTTSTGALTFIEGEGAKPIDVGLTLSDIDSATLVQAVVTISGNYVSNEDALLFTNSGTTMGNISASFDTLTGTMTLTSAGASATMAEWQAALRSVAYANTSQNPSTLPRTVEYAINDGQLSSTVAARSITLVEGNAAPTFAGLDGAPIFTEGSSPVRLNSNLSITDEELVTFNNGVGDFNGASLTLSRQLGSNAEDQLSFDTEGASYSILGNILLTGGVTFANWSNAGGALNVNFGSGATTALVNEVLQTIQYANSSDNPSGSVSLNYLFSDGNTGMQGAGGAGIAQGSTSVSIIATNDDPIVTGLPLTLTVIEDFASTIDLRGIAFSDVDSGKGDVTVTLKASTGSIGLAASGAVNLSGNGSDTVTLAGTLAAVNGYLNTPANMLYTGAANAAGLAAANLTLSINDGGNSGAGGGTDIVVGKVGMDITPVNDAPVFTTAATLAVPENSLSVTTLAATDVDNLKLFYSIQGGADSALFSLDVNSGALSFNTAPDFEVPTDHDKDGTYEVIVETSDGNGGATPLTLAISVTDVNESIPPAPPPAPAPIQVTPPTPQPNTPSGQPSFSETITNTGSSSGSSKLVENSGNGNEVTVTLPGSVSLINQGARSAVNNQQAQIDLIDSIGVQQPGNLGDQTSIVRQWFATSPDGMLLDIRTLILSDRGSASANTPIQINGNAGNGSASSNHLEAFVIDASALPSGNLIQLNNIDFASIVGATSISGGAGNNVVIADNADQFIVLGAGDDELHGGGGNDVIGSKGGDDLLFGDAGNDRLFGGEGNDQLNGGSGVDVARFDTVKNSVQRDQASDGSLTISSAATGVDTLTGIELLRFADQVILAKAPELVNTAVTSFDEAFYVSRYTDVAEAITQGVFANARAHFQQYGRSEGRQAGSEGNGRDNLVFDEAFYLSQHTDVAAAVNQGGFASGYAHYVQYGEREGRDPNVLFDEAGYRAANVDVASAIQQGNFASGYEHYRLFGEAENRNPSAWMDITAYKEANSDIVATGIGALNHYMQYGIGEGRIITAADEGLWG
- a CDS encoding GtrA family protein → MLVQRFSRYLSIGVINTLLHWVVFLLLNLGLGISQSWSNLLAFAVAVTFSFFANARFTFQAKATPLRYLLFTCAMGLLSFLIGVTADVLALAPVITLVVFSGLSLVLGFVYSQFFVFKERT
- a CDS encoding glycosyltransferase family 2 protein is translated as MKLSLVVPVFNEEAMLALFYRTVRESEALAPYDVEIVLVNDGSTDTTIEIAQQLVATDEMIVLVDFSRNFGKEPALFAGLSYATGDAVIPIDVDLQDPIDVIPKLVERWQQGADVVLAKRVDRRQDGFLKRLSAEGFYRFHNSISTPKIEENVGDFRLMSRPVVDSILQMPERNLFMKGVLSWVGYKTDVVSYERAARAAGSTKFNGWKLWNLAVEGITSFSTVPLRIWTYLGLGVALFSFIYAAWLVMGKIIWGNPVPGYPSLMTAILFLGGVQLVGIGVLGEYIGRIYIEVKQRPRYVVKRVLGKSISDYNDTIDS
- a CDS encoding DUF6056 family protein encodes the protein MFGGALLGGFVVFMLAQHALVFPYHDDWGYATLTYTTEVGAGIGRHFTQFDLIRFLYSEYWNWSGRFFPFYLQINLFSWGIESVRVVQVFVLAVMVVSATAAARKGEPWHPVLLVPVVYLLALPEFVTTSGLYWFSASIAYVWGLALFGLATWRVARNGRLDWLATLLYALAALFHEQMAVAMPAFVLTYGVLQFLAQRSWEGAGLWLCRLCITIGAGALVIFAPGNFVRRAVSHYPHEGVVDTLLANVQVMNQLILHPEGRLALLAWLAAGIVYGALLFTRHAKTTFVAAGLSVGTLLLALPAWQGLTLFFPALLLLFGVVLMLGVWWHRVPVAIAAAFFAAVASLVLLLLAPVVASRALLTFYCLMLIPLTYAGALVFRFSPLLMVVVLMAFAVPAANKAGAVYEGYAQNAPTHQLNGAKLLAAGMEAEVGRVPDQLVLYRLPNDRFAETMPYQRELVETWMRRYYQVPEGVNIEWQAPLDLRQ